Proteins encoded in a region of the Candidatus Omnitrophota bacterium genome:
- a CDS encoding DUF192 domain-containing protein: MTLKVLSPFLILFLANPAIQPATAQETPLQIVEFVNGRAVQTRVEAQIAYTAKERYQGLSGREFLDEGQGMIFVYDAEQFATFTMRGMQFAIDMIFVKSSGKVAGIVHEATPCREEPCPTYRSPEKIRWVLEVPAGYAAANGITSESQMVLAEFSK, from the coding sequence ATGACGCTCAAAGTCCTCTCCCCATTCCTGATTCTTTTCCTGGCCAATCCCGCCATCCAGCCCGCAACTGCGCAAGAAACACCCTTACAGATCGTCGAGTTCGTGAACGGCCGGGCTGTTCAGACCAGAGTCGAGGCCCAAATTGCCTATACCGCCAAGGAGCGTTACCAGGGGCTTAGCGGCCGGGAGTTTTTGGACGAGGGCCAGGGCATGATCTTTGTCTACGACGCGGAACAGTTCGCCACCTTCACAATGCGCGGAATGCAGTTTGCAATCGACATGATTTTTGTGAAGAGTTCCGGCAAGGTTGCCGGCATTGTGCATGAGGCCACACCCTGCCGGGAAGAACCCTGCCCTACTTACCGCTCTCCTGAAAAAATTCGCTGGGTTTTGGAAGTGCCGGCCGGATATGCCGCTGCCAATGGGATCACCTCCGAA